In Phreatobacter oligotrophus, one DNA window encodes the following:
- the corA gene encoding magnesium/cobalt transporter CorA → MLNAYAVQNEALVRVETSHEAVPAEVKWVDLLSPQQGEDKALERCLGIEIPTREEMQEIEPSSRLYVDHGVRYMTATTLCNTELGTPKLTQISFVLAPHRLITVRYDTPKPINLFLNRAQKPGSIQGTPEAILTGLLDTIVDRVADILEKVSEEIEQVSTGIFRDGAARRDKTFQDVLRTLGLKGELVSKARESLVSINRLLLFLATEIEGSKVSKDIRTLVKTQSRDVESLMQHCDSLANKITFLLDATLGLIGIEQNNIVKIFAVLSVVFMPPTLVGTIYGMNFKQMPELGWEYGYPMAMMLMLASGVLPYLYFRKKGWL, encoded by the coding sequence ATGCTCAATGCCTATGCCGTCCAGAACGAGGCGCTGGTGCGGGTGGAAACCTCGCACGAGGCGGTTCCGGCGGAGGTGAAGTGGGTCGACCTCCTGAGTCCCCAGCAGGGCGAGGACAAGGCGCTGGAACGCTGCCTCGGCATCGAGATCCCGACGCGCGAGGAGATGCAGGAGATCGAGCCGTCGAGCCGGCTCTATGTCGACCACGGCGTGCGCTACATGACGGCGACGACGCTCTGCAACACCGAGCTCGGCACGCCAAAGCTGACGCAGATCTCCTTCGTGCTGGCGCCGCACCGGCTCATCACCGTGCGCTACGATACGCCGAAGCCGATCAACCTCTTCCTCAACCGCGCCCAGAAGCCGGGCTCCATCCAGGGGACGCCGGAGGCGATCCTCACCGGCCTCCTCGACACCATCGTCGACCGGGTCGCCGACATTCTCGAGAAGGTCAGCGAGGAGATCGAGCAGGTCTCGACCGGCATTTTCCGTGACGGCGCGGCACGGCGGGACAAGACCTTCCAGGACGTGCTGCGCACCCTCGGCCTCAAGGGCGAGCTGGTCTCCAAGGCGCGCGAGAGCCTCGTCTCCATCAACCGCCTGCTGCTGTTCCTCGCCACCGAGATCGAGGGCAGCAAGGTGTCGAAGGACATCCGCACACTGGTGAAGACCCAGAGCCGCGACGTCGAATCGCTGATGCAGCACTGCGATTCGCTCGCCAACAAGATCACCTTCCTGCTCGACGCGACCCTCGGCCTCATCGGCATCGAGCAGAACAACATCGTCAAGATCTTCGCGGTGCTGTCGGTGGTGTTCATGCCGCCGACGCTGGTCGGCACGATCTACGGCATGAACTTCAAGCAGATGCCGGAGCTGGGCTGGGAGTACGGCTATCCCATGGCCATGATGCTGATGCTGGCCTCGGGCGTGCTGCCCTATCTCTATTTCCGCAAGAAGGGCTGGCTGTAA
- a CDS encoding LysE/ArgO family amino acid transporter, which translates to MLSASSGSAALTGFLLGLGLIVAIGAQNAFVLRQGLQRRHVLVVTTICALSDAALIAAGVAGLGTLVSASPVLLAVATLGGAAFLAVYAVRAARRALSPGTLEAAEPADGDLGRTIAATLAFTFLNPHVYLDTVVLVGSLSGGFAGSDRLAFALGAMSASVLWFYSLGFGARLLAPLFARPVAWRVLDGLIALVMAAIALSLLRSWLAT; encoded by the coding sequence ATGCTGTCTGCGTCCTCCGGCTCCGCCGCCCTGACCGGCTTCCTCCTCGGCCTCGGCCTCATCGTCGCCATTGGCGCGCAGAACGCTTTCGTTCTCCGGCAGGGCCTCCAGCGCCGCCATGTCCTGGTGGTCACGACCATCTGCGCCCTCTCGGATGCCGCCCTCATCGCCGCCGGCGTCGCCGGCCTTGGCACGCTGGTCAGCGCCTCGCCGGTTCTCCTCGCCGTCGCGACCCTCGGCGGCGCCGCCTTCCTCGCGGTCTATGCGGTCCGCGCGGCGCGAAGGGCGCTCAGCCCCGGCACGCTGGAGGCGGCGGAGCCCGCCGATGGTGACCTCGGCCGCACCATTGCCGCGACCCTCGCCTTCACCTTTCTCAACCCGCATGTCTATCTCGACACGGTGGTGCTGGTCGGCAGCCTGTCGGGCGGCTTTGCCGGGAGCGATCGCCTCGCCTTCGCGCTGGGGGCGATGAGCGCCTCGGTCCTGTGGTTCTATAGCCTCGGCTTCGGGGCAAGGCTCCTCGCCCCGCTCTTCGCGCGGCCGGTGGCGTGGCGCGTGCTCGACGGGCTCATCGCCCTGGTCATGGCCGCCATCGCGCTGTCGCTGCTGCGCAGCTGGCTTGCCACCTGA
- a CDS encoding L,D-transpeptidase has protein sequence MRWGVLAVLGLALAGCNNTVSQTQPISERDRTLMAQAPQVEMDYWRMPLRVPYRTTEAPGTIIVETSTKHLFLVEPNGTAIRYQVAVGNEAFGWTGTATIQRKAEWPTWTPPAEMRRRWPTLPAFMEGGPQNPMGSRALYLYQNGRDTLYRIHGTNSPLQIGEAVSSGCIRMHNEHAIDLYNRVGVGTKVIVR, from the coding sequence ATGCGTTGGGGCGTACTCGCAGTTCTGGGTCTGGCGCTTGCCGGCTGCAACAACACCGTTTCGCAGACCCAGCCCATCTCCGAGCGTGACCGCACGCTCATGGCGCAGGCGCCGCAGGTGGAGATGGATTACTGGCGCATGCCGCTGCGCGTGCCCTATCGCACCACCGAGGCCCCGGGCACCATCATCGTCGAGACCTCGACCAAGCACCTTTTCCTGGTGGAGCCGAACGGCACCGCCATCCGTTACCAGGTCGCCGTCGGCAACGAGGCTTTCGGCTGGACCGGCACCGCCACCATCCAGCGCAAGGCCGAGTGGCCTACCTGGACCCCGCCGGCCGAGATGCGCCGCCGCTGGCCGACCCTGCCCGCCTTCATGGAGGGTGGTCCGCAGAACCCGATGGGCTCGCGCGCGCTCTATCTCTACCAGAACGGCCGCGACACGCTCTATCGCATCCACGGCACCAACTCGCCGCTGCAGATCGGCGAGGCCGTGTCCTCGGGCTGCATCCGCATGCACAACGAGCACGCGATCGACCTCTACAATCGGGTCGGCGTGGGCACCAAGGTCATCGTGCGCTGA